In a genomic window of Curtobacterium sp. MCBD17_035:
- a CDS encoding DsbA family oxidoreductase, translated as MSETVKVDVWSDIACPWCYIGKRRFEAGAAAFTAGSAEATGIEIEYHSFELSPDTPVDFEGSEAEFLARHKGLPVAQAQQMIDTVTGIAAGVGLEYHYDTLHHTNTVKAHQVIHLAKTKGLQLPMVERMFAAYFVEGRHVGHDDDLADLGAEVGLDRDEVLAVLRDDAQLDAVRADQAQAQAFGITGVPFFVIDGKYGVSGAQDAATFTQVLEQVVAMRTADDVAATTARAADDADADAAVVAEGAR; from the coding sequence ATGAGCGAAACCGTGAAGGTCGATGTCTGGTCCGACATCGCCTGCCCCTGGTGTTACATCGGCAAGCGCAGGTTCGAGGCGGGGGCGGCGGCCTTCACGGCCGGGTCCGCGGAGGCCACCGGGATCGAGATCGAGTACCACTCGTTCGAGCTCAGCCCGGACACCCCGGTCGACTTCGAGGGCAGCGAGGCGGAGTTCCTGGCGCGCCACAAGGGGCTGCCGGTCGCGCAGGCCCAGCAGATGATCGACACGGTGACGGGGATCGCGGCCGGGGTCGGCCTCGAGTACCACTACGACACGCTCCACCACACGAACACGGTGAAGGCGCACCAGGTGATCCACCTCGCCAAGACCAAGGGCCTGCAGCTGCCCATGGTCGAGCGCATGTTCGCCGCCTACTTCGTGGAGGGTCGCCACGTCGGGCACGACGACGACCTGGCGGACCTCGGTGCCGAGGTCGGTCTCGACCGTGACGAGGTCCTCGCCGTCCTCCGGGACGACGCGCAGCTCGACGCCGTGCGTGCCGACCAGGCGCAGGCGCAGGCGTTCGGCATCACGGGCGTCCCGTTCTTCGTCATCGACGGCAAGTACGGGGTGTCGGGTGCCCAGGACGCCGCGACGTTCACGCAGGTGCTCGAGCAGGTGGTCGCGATGCGGACCGCGGACGACGTCGCCGCGACGACGGCGCGAGCAGCTGACGACGCGGACGCCGACGCGGCGGTCGTCGCCGAGGGCGCACGATGA
- a CDS encoding YbaK/EbsC family protein: MTTAMDGPDRFAADADARGLEVEIVERGPSASLGEAAAALGIQPGDIVKSLVVKRHDGGYLFALVPGGRSIAWKKLRAVVGVNKLSMPDAGTALEATGYERGTITPIGSTTPWPVYADERIAGRRIAMGSGRHGASAFVDADALIAAYGAVVADITDEEPQRS; the protein is encoded by the coding sequence ATGACGACCGCCATGGACGGCCCCGACCGCTTCGCCGCCGACGCCGACGCTCGTGGGCTCGAGGTCGAGATCGTGGAGCGGGGCCCGTCCGCCTCGCTCGGGGAGGCCGCGGCCGCGCTCGGCATCCAGCCCGGTGACATCGTCAAGTCGCTCGTGGTCAAGCGGCACGACGGCGGGTACCTGTTCGCGCTCGTGCCGGGCGGCCGCAGCATCGCCTGGAAGAAGCTCCGCGCGGTCGTCGGTGTCAACAAGCTGTCGATGCCCGACGCGGGTACCGCGCTCGAGGCCACCGGCTACGAACGCGGCACGATCACGCCGATCGGCAGCACGACGCCGTGGCCCGTGTACGCCGACGAGCGGATCGCCGGCCGCCGTATCGCGATGGGCAGCGGTCGCCACGGCGCGAGCGCCTTCGTCGACGCGGACGCGCTCATCGCCGCCTACGGTGCCGTCGTCGCCGACATCACCGACGAGGAACCGCAGCGCTCCTGA
- the dusB gene encoding tRNA dihydrouridine synthase DusB has product MTITSAPAAPLRIGPIEVAAPVVLAPMAGITNMAYRRLCREYGAGLYVCEMITSRALVERTPVSMQLIQHHESETPRSIQLYGVEPNTVAEAATMLVAEDRADHIDLNFGCPVPKVTRKGGGAALPWKLDLFRELVTKTVRAAGDVPVTVKMRKGIDADHLTYLDAARIARDAGVAAISLHARTANEHYSGQADWSAIATLKETITDLPVLGNGDIWSAADALRMVDETGCDGVVVGRGCLGRPWLFGDLAAAFRGEDVRAMPSLGEVAVAFRRHAELLVEFLESEEHGCRDIRKHVAWYFKGYPIGGEVRSALAMASSLQEIDDLLGRLDWSAPYPGADVEGPRGRAGHPKKTALPDRWLESRDVDAEFRQVLAAAELHHSGG; this is encoded by the coding sequence ATGACGATCACGAGTGCACCAGCAGCGCCCCTGCGCATCGGCCCCATCGAGGTCGCGGCGCCGGTCGTGCTCGCCCCCATGGCGGGGATCACCAACATGGCGTACCGCCGCCTCTGCCGCGAGTACGGCGCCGGCCTCTACGTGTGCGAGATGATCACGTCGCGGGCGCTCGTCGAGCGGACACCGGTGTCGATGCAGCTCATCCAGCACCACGAGTCCGAGACCCCGCGGTCGATCCAGCTGTACGGCGTCGAGCCGAACACGGTGGCCGAGGCGGCGACCATGCTCGTCGCGGAGGACCGCGCCGACCACATCGACCTGAATTTCGGGTGCCCCGTGCCGAAGGTCACCCGCAAGGGCGGAGGGGCAGCACTGCCCTGGAAACTGGACCTGTTCCGCGAGCTCGTGACCAAGACGGTCCGCGCCGCTGGCGACGTGCCGGTCACGGTCAAGATGCGCAAGGGGATCGACGCGGACCACCTGACGTACCTCGACGCCGCGCGGATCGCGCGGGACGCCGGTGTCGCGGCGATCTCGCTCCACGCCCGGACGGCGAACGAGCACTACTCGGGCCAGGCGGACTGGTCGGCGATCGCGACCCTCAAGGAGACGATCACCGACCTGCCGGTACTCGGGAACGGTGACATCTGGTCGGCGGCGGACGCGCTGCGCATGGTCGACGAGACCGGGTGCGACGGCGTCGTCGTCGGTCGCGGGTGCCTCGGTCGCCCCTGGCTGTTCGGCGACCTGGCGGCGGCCTTCCGCGGCGAGGACGTCCGGGCGATGCCCTCGCTCGGCGAGGTCGCGGTCGCGTTCCGGCGGCACGCGGAACTCCTCGTCGAGTTCCTCGAGTCCGAGGAGCACGGTTGCCGCGACATCCGGAAGCACGTCGCCTGGTACTTCAAGGGCTACCCGATCGGGGGTGAGGTCCGATCCGCACTCGCGATGGCGTCGAGTCTGCAGGAGATCGACGACCTCCTCGGTCGACTCGACTGGTCCGCTCCCTACCCGGGTGCGGACGTCGAGGGCCCACGGGGTCGCGCGGGACACCCGAAGAAGACCGCGCTGCCGGACCGGTGGCTCGAGAGCCGCGACGTCGACGCGGAGTTCCGGCAGGTCCTCGCCGCGGCCGAGCTGCACCACTCGGGCGGCTGA
- a CDS encoding deoxyguanosinetriphosphate triphosphohydrolase has translation MDSLTGHGGLASYGPADAERWLPEEHSSRRSDFARDRARLLHSSALRRLAAKTQVLSPTTGLDFARNRLTHSLEVAQVGRELADSLGLDPDVVDTACLAHDIGHPPFGHNGETAINAWAADIGGFEGNAQTLRLLTRIEPKLYGEDGRPYGLNLTRASLDASCKYPWPAAQGVLEPSSGRRKFGFYDDDVDAFTWLRSGAPRRQRCIEAQVMDLSDDIAYSVHDFEDAVVAGFIDVAALGDRVGENDIVSAMHAWVGDTLSRDELLEAFDRLRSLSLWMTSYDGSRVAQARLKNLTSQFIGRFARTATQATRASYASGSLVRFAASVVVPPEIIGEIAVLKGIVAAFVMTQGDRQPVYERQRAVLTELLDALVAAEDRELEPGFAADWRAATDDAGRRRAVVDQVASLTDQGALAWHKRLVAGVRETVHIAV, from the coding sequence ATGGACTCCCTGACGGGGCACGGCGGGTTGGCGAGCTACGGCCCCGCCGACGCCGAGCGGTGGCTGCCCGAGGAACACTCGAGCCGACGGAGCGACTTCGCCCGTGACCGCGCCCGCCTGCTGCACTCGAGCGCGCTCCGGCGGCTCGCAGCCAAGACGCAGGTGCTCAGCCCGACCACCGGCCTCGACTTCGCCCGCAACCGCCTGACGCACTCGCTCGAGGTCGCCCAGGTCGGACGGGAGCTCGCGGACAGCCTCGGGCTCGACCCGGACGTCGTGGACACCGCGTGCCTGGCCCACGACATCGGACACCCGCCGTTCGGCCACAACGGCGAGACCGCGATCAACGCCTGGGCGGCGGACATCGGCGGGTTCGAGGGCAACGCGCAGACGCTCCGGCTGCTCACGCGCATCGAGCCGAAGCTCTACGGCGAGGACGGCCGACCCTACGGACTGAACCTGACGCGGGCGAGCCTCGACGCGAGCTGTAAGTACCCGTGGCCAGCGGCGCAGGGCGTGCTCGAACCATCGTCGGGCCGGCGGAAGTTCGGGTTCTACGACGACGACGTCGACGCGTTCACGTGGCTCCGCTCGGGCGCACCACGGCGGCAGCGGTGCATCGAGGCCCAGGTCATGGACCTGTCCGACGACATCGCGTACTCGGTGCACGACTTCGAGGACGCCGTCGTGGCCGGGTTCATCGACGTGGCCGCCCTCGGGGACCGCGTCGGCGAGAACGACATCGTGTCCGCCATGCACGCCTGGGTCGGCGACACCCTGAGCCGGGACGAACTCCTCGAGGCGTTCGACCGGCTGCGGTCGCTGTCGTTGTGGATGACGTCGTACGACGGCTCCCGCGTCGCGCAGGCCCGGCTGAAGAACCTGACGAGCCAGTTCATCGGCCGGTTCGCCCGCACCGCGACCCAGGCGACGCGGGCCTCCTACGCCTCGGGCAGCCTGGTCCGGTTCGCGGCGAGCGTCGTCGTCCCGCCCGAGATCATCGGCGAGATCGCGGTGCTCAAGGGCATCGTCGCGGCCTTCGTCATGACGCAGGGCGACCGGCAGCCCGTGTACGAACGCCAGCGGGCGGTGCTCACCGAACTCCTCGACGCGCTCGTCGCGGCGGAGGACCGCGAGCTCGAGCCCGGGTTCGCCGCGGACTGGCGGGCGGCCACCGACGACGCCGGCCGGCGTCGAGCCGTCGTGGACCAGGTCGCGAGCCTGACCGACCAAGGCGCGCTCGCATGGCACAAGCGCCTCGTCGCGGGCGTGCGCGAGACCGTGCACATCGCGGTCTGA
- the dnaG gene encoding DNA primase gives MAGLITRDDIDEVRQRVNIADVVGDYVTLKSAGVGSLKGLCPFHDERSPSFHVRPQVGRYHCFGCGEDGDVYSFLMKMDHTTFQEAVERMAAKIGFTLHYEDGDGPRTDHNTRARLLAANEAAATWFIEQLTTPGAEPARRFLGERGFDPAAAARFGIGFAPKSYDALRDHLRGRGFSLEEIVTAGLVSQGDRSPYDRFRGRLIWPIRDVTGATIGFGARRLLDDDKGPKYLNTPETPVYHKSQVLYGLDLARRDISKSKQVVIVEGYTDVMACHLAGVTTAVATCGTAFGVDHIKVLRPMLGDVSGRDPSATGEVVFTFDPDEAGQRAASRAFAEEQRFAAQTFVAVAPGGLDPCDLRLARGDDAIRRLVAGRRPMFEFMIRRTLDGHDLETVEGRVAALRAAAPVLAGIRDRAMTQGYVRELAGWLGLDIGEVRSAVETARRRQGTSGDAAGPGRSAAAGSRYADGTGGVRGADGRAGAAFSAAGTRALAAGGTGGTGGPTPDDAPTATLRALPNDPITRMERDAVMAMVQQPERVGATLVGLTAGAVFTAPVLAVVRDAVVANGDALGGPGWLDRVLGDVPGPFAPFVQELAVAPLPARTDEDLALYCRSIVVALVERDLLARKASLLGQLQRTDPHEQADRRAELQRQLVAIDAQRMRLKADAESA, from the coding sequence GTGGCGGGACTCATCACGCGGGACGACATCGACGAGGTGCGCCAGCGTGTGAACATCGCCGACGTCGTGGGGGACTACGTGACGCTGAAGTCCGCCGGCGTCGGTTCCCTCAAGGGACTCTGCCCGTTCCACGACGAGCGGAGCCCCTCGTTCCACGTGCGGCCCCAGGTCGGTCGGTACCACTGCTTCGGGTGCGGCGAGGACGGCGACGTCTACAGCTTCCTCATGAAGATGGACCACACGACGTTCCAGGAGGCCGTCGAGCGGATGGCCGCCAAGATCGGCTTCACGCTCCACTACGAGGACGGCGACGGCCCCCGCACCGACCACAACACGCGTGCCCGCCTGCTCGCCGCGAACGAGGCCGCGGCCACCTGGTTCATCGAGCAGCTCACGACCCCGGGTGCCGAACCCGCCCGGCGGTTCCTCGGCGAACGCGGGTTCGACCCCGCCGCGGCGGCGCGGTTCGGCATCGGGTTCGCCCCGAAGTCGTACGACGCCCTCCGGGACCACCTGCGCGGACGGGGGTTCAGCCTCGAGGAGATCGTCACCGCCGGCCTCGTCAGCCAGGGCGATCGGTCCCCGTACGACCGCTTCCGCGGACGGCTCATCTGGCCCATCCGCGACGTCACGGGAGCCACCATCGGCTTCGGCGCGCGGCGGCTGCTCGACGACGACAAGGGGCCGAAGTACCTCAACACCCCCGAGACGCCCGTGTACCACAAGAGCCAGGTGCTCTACGGGCTCGACCTCGCTCGCCGGGACATCTCGAAGAGCAAGCAGGTCGTCATCGTCGAGGGCTACACCGACGTCATGGCGTGCCACCTCGCGGGTGTGACGACGGCCGTCGCGACCTGTGGCACGGCGTTCGGCGTCGACCACATCAAGGTCCTCCGCCCCATGCTCGGCGACGTGTCCGGGCGCGACCCGTCCGCCACGGGCGAGGTCGTGTTCACCTTCGACCCGGACGAGGCCGGTCAGCGCGCGGCCTCCCGGGCCTTCGCGGAGGAGCAACGGTTCGCCGCGCAGACGTTCGTCGCGGTCGCCCCGGGCGGACTCGACCCGTGCGACCTCCGCCTCGCTCGGGGTGACGACGCGATCCGCCGGCTCGTCGCCGGGCGACGCCCGATGTTCGAGTTCATGATCCGGCGGACGCTGGACGGCCACGACCTCGAGACGGTCGAGGGACGCGTGGCCGCGCTGCGGGCCGCGGCTCCCGTGCTCGCCGGCATCCGGGACCGCGCGATGACGCAGGGCTACGTCCGTGAACTCGCCGGCTGGCTCGGCCTGGACATCGGTGAGGTCCGCAGCGCCGTCGAGACCGCGCGGCGCCGGCAGGGCACCTCCGGTGACGCTGCCGGGCCGGGACGATCAGCCGCGGCGGGGTCCCGGTACGCCGATGGCACCGGGGGAGTCCGCGGTGCCGACGGCCGCGCGGGAGCAGCGTTCAGCGCGGCCGGGACCCGCGCGCTCGCGGCGGGTGGCACGGGCGGCACCGGTGGCCCGACCCCGGACGACGCCCCGACCGCGACGCTCCGCGCGCTCCCGAACGACCCGATCACGCGCATGGAGCGCGACGCCGTCATGGCGATGGTCCAGCAGCCCGAACGGGTCGGTGCCACGCTCGTCGGGCTCACGGCGGGTGCGGTGTTCACGGCCCCGGTGCTCGCGGTCGTGCGCGACGCCGTCGTGGCGAACGGGGACGCACTCGGTGGACCGGGGTGGCTCGACCGAGTGCTCGGCGACGTGCCCGGGCCGTTCGCCCCGTTCGTCCAGGAACTCGCCGTCGCGCCGCTGCCCGCCCGAACGGACGAGGACCTGGCGTTGTACTGCCGCAGCATCGTCGTGGCCCTCGTCGAACGGGACCTGCTCGCCCGGAAGGCGTCCCTGCTCGGACAGCTCCAGCGCACCGACCCGCACGAGCAGGCCGATCGCCGCGCCGAGCTCCAGCGGCAGCTCGTCGCGATCGACGCGCAGCGGATGCGGCTCAAAGCGGACGCCGAATCGGCTTGA